From Streptomyces sp. TLI_105, the proteins below share one genomic window:
- the lnt gene encoding apolipoprotein N-acyltransferase → MSATITPVDASGPDTAPTPGARLRRFVRPGAALLSGFLLYLSFPPRPLWWLALPAFALLGWTLRGRRPRAGFGLGYLAGLGFLLPLLVWTGEEVGAGPWLALAAVEALFVAAAGLGIAAVSRLPWWPFFAAGVWILAEGARARVPFGGFPWGKVAFGQADGVFLPLAAVGGTPALGFAVALCGFGLYEACRRFHAYRATGTVPRGPLAAAALAVLVPVTGALAALPLVDDSAEDGTATVAAVQGNVPRLGLDFNAQRRAVLDNHVARTRELAKAVEEGREPQPDFVLWPENSSDIDPYANADAADVIDGAVKEIGVPTVIGAVVTPETGKLRNTLIQWDPERGPVATYDKRHVQPFGEYIPMRSFVRIFNSNVDRVSRDFGAGTKVGVFDLAGTKVGLATCYEAAFDWAVRDTVTHGAQLISVPSNNATFGRTEMTYQQLAMSRVRAVEHSRSVVVPVTSGVSAIIRPDGEIVSRTKMFTPDVLVEKVPLRSSQTPATRLGTLPEALLAALAAAGLGWAAARAVRARRTPAA, encoded by the coding sequence GTGAGCGCCACCATCACCCCCGTCGACGCGTCCGGACCCGACACCGCCCCCACGCCGGGCGCCCGGCTGCGGCGGTTCGTGCGGCCGGGGGCGGCTCTGCTGTCCGGGTTCCTGCTCTACCTGAGCTTCCCCCCGCGCCCCCTGTGGTGGCTCGCGCTGCCCGCCTTCGCGCTGCTCGGCTGGACCCTGCGGGGCCGCCGTCCGCGCGCCGGGTTCGGCCTCGGCTACCTCGCGGGGCTCGGCTTCCTGCTTCCGCTCCTCGTGTGGACCGGCGAGGAGGTCGGCGCCGGTCCGTGGCTGGCGCTCGCCGCCGTCGAGGCGCTCTTCGTCGCCGCCGCCGGCCTCGGCATCGCGGCCGTCTCCCGGCTCCCCTGGTGGCCCTTCTTCGCGGCCGGGGTGTGGATCCTCGCGGAGGGGGCACGCGCGCGCGTGCCCTTCGGCGGCTTCCCCTGGGGCAAGGTGGCCTTCGGACAGGCGGACGGCGTCTTCCTGCCGCTCGCCGCCGTCGGCGGCACCCCGGCGCTCGGCTTCGCGGTCGCCCTGTGCGGCTTCGGCCTGTACGAGGCGTGCCGGCGGTTCCACGCGTACCGGGCCACCGGCACCGTCCCGCGCGGCCCGCTCGCCGCCGCGGCGCTCGCGGTCCTCGTCCCGGTCACCGGCGCCCTCGCCGCGCTGCCGCTCGTCGACGACTCCGCCGAGGACGGCACCGCCACCGTCGCGGCCGTCCAGGGCAACGTGCCCCGCCTGGGCCTCGACTTCAACGCCCAGCGCCGGGCCGTCCTCGACAACCACGTGGCCCGCACCCGCGAGCTCGCCAAGGCCGTCGAGGAGGGCCGCGAGCCGCAGCCCGACTTCGTGCTGTGGCCGGAGAACTCCTCCGACATCGACCCGTACGCGAACGCCGACGCGGCCGACGTCATCGACGGCGCCGTCAAGGAGATCGGCGTGCCCACCGTGATCGGCGCCGTCGTCACCCCCGAGACCGGCAAGCTCCGCAACACGCTCATCCAGTGGGACCCCGAGCGAGGCCCCGTCGCCACGTACGACAAGCGGCACGTCCAGCCCTTCGGCGAGTACATCCCGATGCGCTCCTTCGTACGGATCTTCAACAGCAACGTCGACCGGGTGAGCCGGGACTTCGGCGCCGGTACGAAGGTCGGCGTCTTCGACCTCGCCGGTACGAAGGTGGGCCTGGCGACCTGCTACGAGGCGGCCTTCGACTGGGCCGTGCGCGACACCGTCACCCACGGCGCCCAGCTGATCTCCGTCCCCAGCAACAACGCCACCTTCGGCCGCACCGAGATGACCTACCAGCAGCTCGCGATGAGCCGGGTGCGCGCGGTCGAGCACAGCCGGTCGGTCGTCGTGCCCGTGACCAGCGGCGTCAGCGCGATCATCCGCCCCGACGGCGAGATCGTCTCCCGGACGAAGATGTTCACCCCGGACGTCCTCGTCGAGAAGGTGCCGCTGCGCTCCTCGCAGACCCCCGCGACCCGTCTGGGCACCCTGCCCGAGGCCCTGCTCGCGGCGCTCGCGGCGGCAGGGCTCGGCTGGGCCGCCGCCCGCGCGGTGCGCGCCCGCCGGACCCCGGCGGCCTGA
- a CDS encoding NUDIX domain-containing protein: MGTPDFIRELRETAGHQLLFLPGVSAVVLDDRGRVLLGKRADNGLWAVIGGIVDPGEQPADCAVREVFEETAVRCVPERIVLVETLRKPVVYPNGDICQYMDVSFRCRAIGGEARVNDEESTEVGWFGMDELPEMKRFSYLRIEKALADEPTWFRTTETS, encoded by the coding sequence ATGGGCACTCCTGACTTCATCCGCGAACTGCGCGAGACGGCCGGCCACCAACTGCTCTTCCTGCCGGGCGTCAGCGCCGTCGTCCTCGACGACCGGGGCCGCGTCCTGCTCGGCAAGCGGGCCGACAACGGCCTGTGGGCGGTCATCGGCGGCATCGTCGACCCGGGGGAGCAGCCCGCCGACTGCGCGGTGCGCGAGGTGTTCGAGGAGACCGCGGTGCGCTGTGTGCCCGAGCGGATCGTGCTCGTGGAGACCCTGCGCAAGCCCGTCGTCTACCCGAACGGCGACATCTGCCAGTACATGGACGTCTCGTTCCGCTGCCGGGCGATCGGGGGCGAGGCGAGGGTCAACGACGAGGAGTCGACCGAGGTCGGCTGGTTCGGGATGGACGAGCTGCCGGAGATGAAGCGCTTCTCGTACCTGCGGATCGAGAAGGCGCTCGCCGATGA